The DNA segment GCCAGCATGGCATAGGAAAAAGACGCAGTGAAGTTAGAAAAATCGAGGAGGGGAAGAAAAAAACAAGGCAGGGCAAAGCGTGCCGCCGGCGCGCAGCGCCGGCAAGCACGGGGCGCGCTCAGGCGGCTTCAGCCAGTTCCTTGGCGGCCAGCATGCTGACGCCGGGCAAGTCGCAGGCGGCCACCGCGCGGCGCAGCGCTTCCATGGCCGGCAGGCGGGTAAAGCTCTTGCGCCAGGCCAGCACCACGCGCCGGTCGGGCACCGGATCGGTAAAGGGCACGTAGGCCAGCAGGTCGTTCTTGTTGGACTTCAGGTCCGGCACCGAAGTCCGCGGCAGCACCGTGATGCCAACGCCACTTGCGACCATGTGGCGGATGGTTTCCAGCGAGGAGCCTTCGAAGGTCTTCTGGATGCCGTCGGCCGCCTGCGAGAAGCGCGACAGCTCCGGGCATACGCCCAACACCTGGTCGCGGAAGCAATGCCCGCTGCCCAGCAACAGCATGGTTTGCTGCTTGAGTTCGTCGGGATCCACCTTCCCGGCATGCTCCAGATGGTGGCCACGCGGCACCGCCACGACGAAGGGCTCGTCATACAGCGGCTGCACGGTCAGCCCGGAATCGGCAAAGGGCTCGGCCATGATGGCGCAATCGATCTCGCCCTGCTTGAGCAACTCAATCAGCTTGACCGTGTAGTTCTCCTGCAGCATCAGCGGCATCTGCGGCACGGTGTGGATCATTTCCTTGACCAGCGTGGGCAGCAGGTAGGGCCCGATGGTGTAGATCACGCCAAGCCGCAGCGGCCCGGCCAGCGGGTCCTTGCCCTGCTTGGCGATCTCGCGGATGGCCATGGTCTGCTCCAGCACGCGCTGGGCCTGCGCCACGATCTGCTCGCCGATCGGCGTCACCGAGACTTCGGACGTGCCGCGCTCGAAGATCTGCACATTAAGTTCGTCTTCCAGCTTCTTGATCGCCACCGACAGCGTCGGCTGCGACACGAAGCAGGCTTCGGCCGCCCGGCCGAAATGGCGCTCGCGCGCTACGGCGACGATGTACTTGAGTTCGGTGAGCGTCATGACTTATCAATTTCCGTTAAGCGATAGATTTTACCTTCGATTCGACGTTCTGTCAGAGATGACAGGCAAAGCGATGCAGGCGATACCTGAGCGCCCGCACCCGGTGAGTCCCCGCCGTCACATCAGGCCTTCAGGTAATGCTCCCTGCCACCCAGCCAGCGCAGCAGGTGCGCTTCAACCGCCTCCGGAAAGCGCGCCAGCATCAGTTCGGCGGCCTCCTGGGCATAGTCGACCAGCCAGGCGTCGGTGTTGAGATCCGCGAAACGCAGCATGGCCTCGCCGGACTGGCGCGCGCCGAGGAACTCGCCGGGACCGCGTATCTGCAGGTCGCGCCGGGCGATCTCGAAGCCGTCGGTGGTCTCGCGCATGGTGGCCAGGCGCTCTCGCCCGGTGGGCGACAGCGGTGCCTGGTACAGCAGCAGGCAGACCGATTCCGCGCTGCCTCGCCCTACCCGGCCGCGCAACTGGTGCAGCTGCGCCAGGCCGAAGCGCTCGGCATGCTCGATCACCATCAACGAGGCGTTGGGCACGTCCACCCCCACCTCGATCACAGTGGTGGCCACCAACACCTGCAGCCGGTTGGCGGTAAAGTCTTCCATCACCGCGGCTTTCTCCGCCGGTGGCAGGCGCCCGTGCACCAATCCCACCTTGAGGTCGGGCAAGGCGGCGACCAGCGTTTCATAGGTTTCCACCGCGGTCTGCAGTTGCAGCGCCTCGCTCTCTTCGATCAGCGGGCAGACCCAGTAGACCTGGCGGCCATCGGCGGCGGCGTGGTGCACGCGCTCGATCACCTCGTCGCGGCGCGCGTCGTTGACCAGCCGCGTCACCACCGGAGTGCGCCCGGGCGGCAATTCGTCGATCACCGAGACGTCGAGGTCGGCGTAGTAGGTCATGGCCAGCGTGCGCGGGATCGGCGTGGCCGACATCATCAACTGGTGCGGCACGGTTTGCGCGACCGTGACAGCCTTGCCCTGCGCGGCGGCGGCATCGGGGTCCGCCTTGCCGCGCAGCGCCAGCCGCTGGGCCACGCCGAAACGATGCTGCTCATCGACCACGGACAAGCCCAGGCGGGCAAACTTGACGCTGTCCTGGATCAGCGCGTGGGTGCCGATGGCCAGCTTGGCCTCGCCGGACTCGACCTTGGCCGCGGCCTCGCGCTTGGCGCGCGTCTTCAGGCTGCCGGCCAGCCACACCACCGGCACGCCCAGGGGCTCCAGCCAGGCGGAGAGCTTGCGGTAATGCTGCTCGGCCAGGATTTCAGTGGGTGCCATCAGCGCGGCCTGGTAGCCGGCATCGATAGCCTGGCAGGCGGCCAGCGCCGCCACGATGGTCTTGCCGCTGCCGACGTCGCCCTGCAGCAGGCGGTGCATCGGATGGGGCGCGCCCATGTCCTTGGCAATCTCTTCCACCACACGCTGCTGCGCGCCGGTCAGCTTGAACGGCAGCGCGGCCAGGAAGGCGGTCAGCAGGCCGCCCGCGCGGCGCGGCATGGGCGGCGCGCTCTTGTCGCGCCGCGCCGCCTGGGAGCGCTTGAGGGAGAGCTGCTGCGCCAGCAGCTCATCGAGCTTGATGCGCTGCCAGGCCGGGTGCGAGCGCTCGATCAGCGCGTGCTCGTCCACATCCTGCGGCGGTGCGTGCAGCAGGCGCAGGCACTCGGGCAAGGCTTGCAGCTTGAGCTGGGCTAGCGGGCCTTGCAGCACGGGCGCGGGCAGGGTCTCGGGCAGCGGCGTGCGTGACAGCGCGCCGCCGATGGCCTTGCGCAGGTAGCTCTGCGGGATGCCGGCGGTGCTCGGGTAGACCGGGGTCAGCCGCTCGGGCAGCGCCTCGCCGGGCGTCACCGCGCGCACCGTGGGATGGACCATTTCCGCGCCGAAGAAGCCGCCGCGCAGCTCGCCGCGCACCCGCAGGCAGGCGCCTTCGGCCATCAGCTGGGTCTGGCTGCCGTAGAAATTAATGAACCGCAGCGTCAGCTCGCCGCTATCGTCGGCGATCTTGACCACCATCTGGCGGCGCGGGCGCAGGCTGACCTCGTTGGAGGTGACCACGCCCTCGACCTGCACCGTCAGCCCCATGCCCGCGCGCCCGACGGCATCGGCAATCGGCAGCAGCGTGGTCTCGTCCTCATAGCGCATCGGCAAGTGCAGCACCAGATCGACATCGCGCTTGAGGCCGAGCTTATGCAGCCGGGCCATGGCTGAGGACGGCTTGCCGGCGGCAGCGCCCTTGGCCGCTGCCTTGCCCGCACGGCCCGGCTTGTCCCCGGCGCGCGCCGTGGGCGGGCTGTCGTTGGTTTCCGGGGTTCGGTCGGGAACGGTTCCTGGCATCTGGGGCGTGGCTGGCGATTCGGGTCGGGGCGCGCGTCGGGTGGCACGCGCTGGTTGGCGCAAATAGGCGATATCACGCGCGCCCGGGCGGAGCAGCCGCCCCAAGCCTTACAATATCGGATTCGCCGATTGTACCTATGCCGGCCGCGCCACCGCGCGGTCTGCGGCCGTTTTTGCCCCCATGATGCTGACGCTGTCCGATTTTGACTTTGCCCTCCCGCCCGAACTGATTGCCCAGACCGCCTTGCCGGAGCGCGGCGCGAGCCGGCTGCTGGTGGTGGATACGGACGCCCGGGTGGGCACCACCCGCCTCACAGACCGGGCGTTTACCGACATCGTCGACTACCTGCGCCCCAACGATTTGCTGGTGTTCAATGACACCCGCGTCATCAAGGCGCGCTTCTTCGGGCAAAAGAGCAGCGGCGGCAAGGTCGAGGTGCTGGTCGAGCGGGTACTGGACAGCCACACCGTGCTGGCCCAGGTGCGCGCCTCCAAGACGCCGCCCGAGGGCAGCCTGCTGCGCCTGGCGGATGCCTTCGACGTCACTGTGGGCCCGCGCGTGGACCAGTTCTTCACGCTCACCTTCCCCGAGCCGGCGCTGGACCTGATCGAGCGCCACGGCCGCCTGCCGCTGCCGCCATACATCACCCACGATCCCGACGCCTTCGACGAATCCCGCTACCAGACGGTCTACGCCCGCGCCCCCGGCGCGGTGGCCGCGCCGACTGCCGGCCTGCATTTCGACGAGGCCCTGTTCGCCCGGCTCGACGCGCTGGGCGTGCGCCGCGGCTTCCTGACCCTGCACGTGGGCGCCGGCA comes from the Cupriavidus basilensis genome and includes:
- the queA gene encoding tRNA preQ1(34) S-adenosylmethionine ribosyltransferase-isomerase QueA; its protein translation is MLTLSDFDFALPPELIAQTALPERGASRLLVVDTDARVGTTRLTDRAFTDIVDYLRPNDLLVFNDTRVIKARFFGQKSSGGKVEVLVERVLDSHTVLAQVRASKTPPEGSLLRLADAFDVTVGPRVDQFFTLTFPEPALDLIERHGRLPLPPYITHDPDAFDESRYQTVYARAPGAVAAPTAGLHFDEALFARLDALGVRRGFLTLHVGAGTFQPVRTENLAEHKMHAEWYEVSDALAQAVRDTRAAGGRVIAVGTTSLRALESAGAADGMLAAGSGDTEIFITPGYRFRVVDALITNFHLPKSTLLMLVSALAGVEPIRAAYRHAVAERYRFFSYGDAMLLTRQPQP
- a CDS encoding LysR substrate-binding domain-containing protein; amino-acid sequence: MTLTELKYIVAVARERHFGRAAEACFVSQPTLSVAIKKLEDELNVQIFERGTSEVSVTPIGEQIVAQAQRVLEQTMAIREIAKQGKDPLAGPLRLGVIYTIGPYLLPTLVKEMIHTVPQMPLMLQENYTVKLIELLKQGEIDCAIMAEPFADSGLTVQPLYDEPFVVAVPRGHHLEHAGKVDPDELKQQTMLLLGSGHCFRDQVLGVCPELSRFSQAADGIQKTFEGSSLETIRHMVASGVGITVLPRTSVPDLKSNKNDLLAYVPFTDPVPDRRVVLAWRKSFTRLPAMEALRRAVAACDLPGVSMLAAKELAEAA
- the recG gene encoding ATP-dependent DNA helicase RecG, which gives rise to MPGTVPDRTPETNDSPPTARAGDKPGRAGKAAAKGAAAGKPSSAMARLHKLGLKRDVDLVLHLPMRYEDETTLLPIADAVGRAGMGLTVQVEGVVTSNEVSLRPRRQMVVKIADDSGELTLRFINFYGSQTQLMAEGACLRVRGELRGGFFGAEMVHPTVRAVTPGEALPERLTPVYPSTAGIPQSYLRKAIGGALSRTPLPETLPAPVLQGPLAQLKLQALPECLRLLHAPPQDVDEHALIERSHPAWQRIKLDELLAQQLSLKRSQAARRDKSAPPMPRRAGGLLTAFLAALPFKLTGAQQRVVEEIAKDMGAPHPMHRLLQGDVGSGKTIVAALAACQAIDAGYQAALMAPTEILAEQHYRKLSAWLEPLGVPVVWLAGSLKTRAKREAAAKVESGEAKLAIGTHALIQDSVKFARLGLSVVDEQHRFGVAQRLALRGKADPDAAAAQGKAVTVAQTVPHQLMMSATPIPRTLAMTYYADLDVSVIDELPPGRTPVVTRLVNDARRDEVIERVHHAAADGRQVYWVCPLIEESEALQLQTAVETYETLVAALPDLKVGLVHGRLPPAEKAAVMEDFTANRLQVLVATTVIEVGVDVPNASLMVIEHAERFGLAQLHQLRGRVGRGSAESVCLLLYQAPLSPTGRERLATMRETTDGFEIARRDLQIRGPGEFLGARQSGEAMLRFADLNTDAWLVDYAQEAAELMLARFPEAVEAHLLRWLGGREHYLKA